GTCCTTGCTCTGGACGGCGAGGCTGTCGAGCCGGTCCAGGCTCCGCACGATGATGTTGCCTGCGCTGCGCGCTGCGCGCACCGCGATGTTGAGCATCGGTTGCATGGTATCGATATTGCCCGCGTGCCGTGAAAATGGCTGCGAAGCATAGCAGAGATGGCCGGACCGCGGTATCGCCGGCGCCTGCTGCGGATCAGCGGCGCTGTTTCTGCTTGCTGTAGCGGTCGCGCAGTGCTTCCCGTTCTTCCGGCGGCAGTTTCCGGTACTGGTTGCGCTGGTCCTCGACCGCCCGGCGCCGGTCGGGCGGCAATTCCAGGTATTTCCTGGCACCGCCCACCAGCCTGCGCTGTTCCTGCTCGCTCAGCCGCGACCATTCGCCCTGGTACTTGCCGAGCGCGGACTGCTCGCTCCGGCTCAGGCTGCTCCAGGGGATGCCGCCGTCGGCCCAGAGTGGCTGGTTGCCGCCGGCGAGCAAGACTGCGACGAACACTGCGCTGATGAGTCTCGGTGCTTTCATGTCAGGTATTGTTCGGATTGCTGTTGGGTGTTTCTGTCCGTGATTCGTTCTGATCGGCCAGCCAGAGAGAAAAGTCCAGATCCTCGTAGAGA
The window above is part of the Pseudomonadota bacterium genome. Proteins encoded here:
- a CDS encoding DUF3106 domain-containing protein translates to MKAPRLISAVFVAVLLAGGNQPLWADGGIPWSSLSRSEQSALGKYQGEWSRLSEQEQRRLVGGARKYLELPPDRRRAVEDQRNQYRKLPPEEREALRDRYSKQKQRR